A portion of the Bactrocera neohumeralis isolate Rockhampton chromosome 2, APGP_CSIRO_Bneo_wtdbg2-racon-allhic-juicebox.fasta_v2, whole genome shotgun sequence genome contains these proteins:
- the LOC126751605 gene encoding mitochondrial 2-oxoglutarate/malate carrier protein, with the protein MSNQSETKVAVAPKAAAPIPNGLKFMFGGLAGMGATCIVQPLDLVKTRMQISGAGGGKKEYNSSWHCIQTVVKKEGPLGLYQGIGAALLRQATYTTGRLGVYTYLVDAFQAQFKRTPGVLDSMAMGVIAGACGAFIGTPAEVALIRMASDGRLPPAERRNYTNVANALTRIVREEGVTALWRGSIPTVGRAMVVNMTQLASYSQFKAYFKNGPLKMEEGIGLHFVSSMLSGLLTTITSMPLDIAKTRIQNMKTAEGAKPEYRGTVDVLLKVARHEGVFALWKGFTPYFCRLGPHTVLTFIFLEQMNKLYRDYVNRSSGQKSTGL; encoded by the coding sequence ATGTCAAATCAAAGTGAAACGAAGGTGGCCGTAGCGCCTAAAGCAGCAGCTCCCATTCCCAATGGCTTGAAATTTATGTTTGGTGGCCTAGCTGGCATGGGCGCCACTTGCATTGTGCAACCACTGGATTTGGTTAAGACAAGAATGCAAATTTCTGGTGCTGGTGGCGGCAAAAAGGAATATAACAGCTCATGGCATTGCATACAGACGGTTGTAAAAAAGGAGGGTCCATTGGGTTTGTATCAAGGTATTGGTGCAGCTTTGCTACGTCAAGCCACCTACACAACAGGACGACTTGGTGTCTATACTTACTTAGTGGATGCATTCCAAGCGCAATTCAAGCGTACACCCGGTGTGCTGGACAGTATGGCAATGGGTGTAATAGCCGGTGCATGTGGTGCATTTATTGGCACACCGGCTGAGGTAGCGCTTATTCGTATGGCCAGTGATGGTCGTCTGCCGCCAGCTGAGCGACGCAATTACACCAATGTAGCAAACGCCTTAACACGCATAGTACGTGAAGAAGGTGTAACCGCGCTGTGGCGTGGCAGCATACCCACCGTGGGACGTGCCATGGTGGTCAATATGACTCAACTGGCTTCGTATTCACAATTTAAAGCCTACTTCAAGAATGGCCCACTCAAGATGGAAGAAGGCATCGGTCTGCATTTCGTTTCAAGTATGTTGAGTGGCTTGCTGACAACAATCACCTCCATGCCGTTGGATATTGCCAAAACACGTATACAAAACATGAAAACCGCCGAAGGTGCCAAGCCGGAATATCGCGGCACTGTCGATGTTCTTCTCAAGGTGGCACGTCACGAAGGTGTATTTGCTCTCTGGAAGGGCTTCACACCATATTTCTGTCGCCTCGGACCACATACTGTCTTGACTTTCATCTTCTTGGAGCAAATGAACAAATTATATCGTGATTATGTCAACCGCAGCAGTGGCCAAAAATCAACTGGATTGTGA
- the LOC126751604 gene encoding uncharacterized protein LOC126751604 yields MPAKVTTLEQIIRYKRKKKLYNMTPVFLYNYYKHRCRVKNAKKYVDDSPPILHLTNMMNLKNNYLDMSAISDIMRTNTEILEYFGRMQILGRKGSWNDSFDAQWRYSRMASMLRSLEAIEKENHFIAKRVLSAQKIVNTNLRPLSASYADFRTPKEILSKYKTEIILPPRCSEQRLLLRPIVYFDLEVVSLYPIGRFIVQLYTEAFPQAVLAMVRTCHLQKLHRLKLIRAFPNLWAEFELKLDPKDMDLTTASHIEYDRRALKQNFSSGILSFSLKHIATLRKGILSFSLSFRPLSVEMKDRVPFGALIRGKRGLYLLESNGTKHGKPMKRVIATAMGINP; encoded by the coding sequence ATGCCTGCCAAAGTCACCACCCTTGAACAGATCATACGCTACAAGCGGAAGAAAAAGCTCTATAATATGACGCCCGTGTTTCTATATAATTACTACAAACATCGCTGTCGCGTCAAGAATGCCAAAAAATACGTGGATGATTCACCACCGATTTTGCACCTAACAAATATGATGAATCTGAAGAATAATTACCTCGACATGTCGGCCATTTCGGATATTATGCGCACGAATACcgaaattttggaatatttcgGGCGAATGCAAATTTTGGGCCGCAAGGGCTCTTGGAATGATTCCTTCGATGCGCAATGGCGCTATTCACGTATGGCCTCAATGCTCAGATCTTTGGAAGCTATTGAGAAAGAGAATCACTTCATAGCGAAACGTGTGCTCAGCGcgcaaaaaattgtgaatactAATTTGAGACCACTCTCAGCGAGTTATGCGGACTTTCGTACGCCCAAAGAGATCTTAAGCAAATACAAAACCGAAATTATCTTACCTCCTAGGTGCTCCGAACAACGTTTGCTGCTGCGTCCAATTGTTTACTTTGACTTGGAAGTTGTTAGTCTCTATCCTATCGGCCGTTTTATCGTACAACTTTACACCGAAGCATTCCCACAAGCTGTACTCGCGATGGTGCGTACGTGTCACTTACAAAAATTACATAGGCTTAAATTAATACGCGCCTTTCCCAATCTTTGGGCCGAATTTGAACTGAAATTAGATCCGAAAGACATGGACTTGACTACAGCATCGCACATCGAATATGATAGGCGTGCTTTGAAACAGAACTTCAGTTCAGGTATATTATCCTTCTCTTTGAAGCATATTGCTACATTGCGTAAGGGTATTCTAAGTTTTTCGCTGAGCTTTAGACCGCTGTCAGTGGAGATGAAGGATCGTGTGCCTTTCGGTGCTTTGATAAGAGGCAAGCGTGGTCTCTATTTGCTGGAGAGTAACGGCACAAAACATGGCAAACCGATGAAGAGAGTTATTGCAACGGCGATGGGTATAAATCCATAA